A DNA window from Anastrepha ludens isolate Willacy chromosome 6, idAnaLude1.1, whole genome shotgun sequence contains the following coding sequences:
- the LOC128867459 gene encoding protein argonaute-2 isoform X1, with protein MSTERELAPGGPAQLHTLPVAYSDLGATLQLNTAVRIIGKVYESQWTPSPPRPQSPSQSQTNYDPHTSPPATGSSVNPTAVTSPSAQNVAVGGATVGGAGATGHSTQAAAVASPLGAAAATSPTTQPELPVFTCPRRPNLGREGRPIVLRANHFQVSMPRGYVHHYDINIQPDKCPRKVNREIIETMVHAYSKIFGVLKPVFDGRNNLYTRDPLPIGNDRLELEVTLPGEGKDRIFRVTIKWMAQVSLFNLEEALEGRTRQIPYDAILALDVVMRHLPSMTYTPVGRSFFSSPDGYYHPLGGGREVWFGFHQSVRPSQWKMMLNIDVSATAFYKAQPVIDFMCEVLDIRDINEQRKPLTDSQRVKFTKEIKGLKIEITHCGAMRRKYRVCNVTRRPAQMQSFPLQLENGQTVECTVAKYFLDKYRMKLRYPHLPCLQVGQEHKHTYLPLEVCNIVAGQRCIKKLTDMQTSTMIKATARSAPDREREINNLVKRADFNNDSYVQEFGLTISNSMMEVRGRVLPPPKLQYGGRVSSMTGQQLFPPQNKVSLASPNQGVWDMRGKQFFTGVEIRVWAIACFAPQRTVREDALRNFTQQLQKISNDAGMPIIGQPCFCKYATGPDQVEPMFRYLKNSFNALQLVVVVLPGKTPVYAEVKRVGDTVLGMATQCVQAKNVNKTSPQTLSNLCLKINVKLGGINSILVPSIRPKVFNEPVIFLGADVTHPPAGDNKKPSIAAVVGSMDAHPSRYAATVRVQQHRQEIIQELSSMVRELLIMFYKSTGGYKPHRIILYRDGVSEGQFPHVLQHELTAIREACIKLEAEYRPGITFIVVQKRHHTRLFCAEKKEQSGKSGNIPAGTTVDVGITHPTEFDFYLCSHQGIQGTSRPSHYHVLWDDNHFDSDELQCLTYQLCHTYVRCTRSVSIPAPAYYAHLVAFRARYHLVEKEHDSGEGSHQSGCSEDRTPGAMARAITVHADTKKVMYFA; from the exons ATGTCCACGGAGCGTGAGCTTGCTCCAGGAGGACCAGCACAGCTCCATACACTACCCGTGGCTTACTCGGATCTCGGCGCTACACTGCAACTGAACACAGCTGTTCGAATAATTGGCAAAGTGTATG agTCACAGTGGACACCTTCGCCACCGAGGCCTCAAAGCCCTTCTCAATCGCAAACCAACTACGATCCACACACAT CACCACCAGCTACCGGTTCATCAGTGAATCCCACCGCCGTGACCAGTCCGAGTGCGCAAAATGTGGCCGTTGGGGGCGCAACTGTGGGGGGCGCTGGCGCTACAGGTCACTCCACACAAGCGGCTGCAGTCGCCTCACCCTTGGGAGCGGCAGCGGCTACTTCGCCTACCACCCAACCTGAACTGCCAGTATTCACGTGCCCCCGTCGGCCAAATTTGGGTCGAGAAGGTCGACCGATTGTTTTGCGCGCCAACCATTTTCAGGTGTCTATGCCGCGCGGCTATGTACATCACTATGATATCAACATTCAGCCGGATAAGTGTCCGCGGAAAGTGAATCGTGAAATTATCGAGACCATGGTGCATGCGTATAGCAAGATATTTGGAGTTTTGAAGCCAGTATTTGACGGGCGCAATAATTTGTATACACGTGACCCGCTTCCCATAGGCAACGATCGACTGGAATTGGAGGTAACACTTCCAGGCGAGGGAAAGGATCGTATTTTCCGCGTAACCATCAAATGGATGGCGCAGGTATCGCTTTTCAATCTAGAGGAAGCCTTGGAAGGGCGCACGCGCCAAATACCGTACGATGCAATACTTGCTTTAGATGTGGTTATGCGGCATTTACCGAGCATGACATACACGCCTGTGGGTCGCAGTTTCTTCAGCTCACCCGATGGTTATTACCATCCACTGGGTGGCGGTCGTGAAGTTTGGTTTGGTTTCCATCAAAGTGTACGTCCCTCGCAATGGAAAATGATGCTAAACATTGATG TTTCGGCCACGGCTTTTTATAAAGCGCAGCCAGTTATTGATTTTATGTGTGAAGTACTTGATATCCGAGATATTAATGAGCAAAGGAAACCACTCACCGATTCGCAGCGTGTAAAATTCACCAAAGAAATTAAAGGATTGAAAATAGAAATTACCCACTGTGGAGCTATGCGTCGCAAATACCGTGTCTGCAATGTAACACGTCGTCCAGCACAAATGCAATC ATTTCCACTTCAACTTGAAAATGGCCAGACTGTGGAGTGTACCGTGGCCAAATACTTCTTGGATAAATACCGCATGAAACTGCGATATCCCCATTTGCCCTGTCTACAAGTTGGGCAGGAGCATAAGCACACTTACTTGCCTCTAGAAGTATGTAATATAGTCGCCGGTCAACGCTGTATCAAAAAACTGACTGACATGCAGACATCGACGATGATTAAAGCTACGGCTCGTTCAGCACCCGATCGTGAACGTGAAATCAATAACTTGGTTAAGCGTGCGGATTTCAACAACGATTCTTATGTTCAAGAATTCGGTTTAACTATTTCTAACTCTATGATGGAAGTGCGAGGACGTGTGTTACCACCCCCCAAACTGCAATATGGTGGACGGGTATCAAGTATGACCGGTCAA CAACTTTTCCCACCCCAGAATAAGGTCAGTTTGGCTTCCCCAAATCAAGGTGTCTGGGACATGCGGGGAAAGCAATTCTTCACTGGTGTGGAAATTCGCGTATGGGCAATTGCTTGTTTTGCGCCTCAAAGAACCGTACGTGAAGATGCTTTGCGTAATTTTACGCagcaattacaaaaaatttcgaatgaTGCCGGCATGCCCATAATTGGACAACCTTGTTTTTGTAAATACGCGACTGGCCCAGATCAGGTAGAACCTATGTTCAGATATCTGAAGAATTCATTTAACGCACTGCAATTGGTGGTGGTTGTGCTACCCGGAAAAACACCAGTCTATG CTGAGGTAAAACGTGTTGGCGACACCGTATTGGGTATGGCCACACAATGCGTACAggcaaaaaatgttaataagacATCGCCGCAGACCTTGTCGAACCTTTGTCTGAAAATTAATGTGAAATTAGGAGGAATAAATTCCATATTGGTACCTTCAATTCGTCCGAAGGTCTTCAACGAACCCGTTATTTTCTTAGGCGCAGACGTGACTCATCCTCCAGCCGGTGATAATAAGAAGCCCTCTATTGCAGCGGTTGTTGGCTCAATGGATGCTCATCCGTCACGCTATGCGGCCACAGTACGAGTACAGCAGCATCGCCAAGAAATTATACAGGAATTAAGTAGTATGGTCCGCGAACTATTGATTATGTTTTATAAATCTACTGGCGGTTATAAGCCTCATCGTATCATTTTGTATCGCGACGGCGTCTCAGAAGGGCAATTCCCTCACGTATTGCAACATGAGTTGACTGCTATACGTGAGGCATGTATCAAACTGGAAGCAGAATACCGCCCTGGTATAACATTTATTGTTGTACAAAAAAGGCATCATACTCGTCTCTTCTGTGCTGAGAAAAAGGAACAGAGTGGAAAATCTGGCAAtataccagctggtaccacagtCGATGTTGGTATTACACATCCAACCGAGTTTGATTTCTATCTATGTAGCCACCAAGGAATACAA GGTACAAGTCGGCCTTCACATTATCACGTTTTATGGGATGACAATCACTTTGATTCCGATGAACTACAGTGCTTAACATATCAACTGTGTCACACCTATGTGAGATGTACACGCTCAGTGTCAATACCAGCACCGGCTTACTACGCTCATCTTGTGGCATTCAGAGCCAG ATACCATTTAGTTGAAAAGGAACATGATTCAGGCGAAGGATCTCATCAAAGCGGTTGCTCAGAAGATCGCACACCTGGTGCGATGGCGCGCGCAATAACGGTACATGCGGACACAAAGAAAGTCATGTACTTTGCTTAA
- the LOC128867459 gene encoding protein argonaute-2 isoform X2, with product MYPHGQQSQWTPSPPRPQSPSQSQTNYDPHTSPPATGSSVNPTAVTSPSAQNVAVGGATVGGAGATGHSTQAAAVASPLGAAAATSPTTQPELPVFTCPRRPNLGREGRPIVLRANHFQVSMPRGYVHHYDINIQPDKCPRKVNREIIETMVHAYSKIFGVLKPVFDGRNNLYTRDPLPIGNDRLELEVTLPGEGKDRIFRVTIKWMAQVSLFNLEEALEGRTRQIPYDAILALDVVMRHLPSMTYTPVGRSFFSSPDGYYHPLGGGREVWFGFHQSVRPSQWKMMLNIDVSATAFYKAQPVIDFMCEVLDIRDINEQRKPLTDSQRVKFTKEIKGLKIEITHCGAMRRKYRVCNVTRRPAQMQSFPLQLENGQTVECTVAKYFLDKYRMKLRYPHLPCLQVGQEHKHTYLPLEVCNIVAGQRCIKKLTDMQTSTMIKATARSAPDREREINNLVKRADFNNDSYVQEFGLTISNSMMEVRGRVLPPPKLQYGGRVSSMTGQQLFPPQNKVSLASPNQGVWDMRGKQFFTGVEIRVWAIACFAPQRTVREDALRNFTQQLQKISNDAGMPIIGQPCFCKYATGPDQVEPMFRYLKNSFNALQLVVVVLPGKTPVYAEVKRVGDTVLGMATQCVQAKNVNKTSPQTLSNLCLKINVKLGGINSILVPSIRPKVFNEPVIFLGADVTHPPAGDNKKPSIAAVVGSMDAHPSRYAATVRVQQHRQEIIQELSSMVRELLIMFYKSTGGYKPHRIILYRDGVSEGQFPHVLQHELTAIREACIKLEAEYRPGITFIVVQKRHHTRLFCAEKKEQSGKSGNIPAGTTVDVGITHPTEFDFYLCSHQGIQGTSRPSHYHVLWDDNHFDSDELQCLTYQLCHTYVRCTRSVSIPAPAYYAHLVAFRARYHLVEKEHDSGEGSHQSGCSEDRTPGAMARAITVHADTKKVMYFA from the exons ATGTACCCACACGGACAAC agTCACAGTGGACACCTTCGCCACCGAGGCCTCAAAGCCCTTCTCAATCGCAAACCAACTACGATCCACACACAT CACCACCAGCTACCGGTTCATCAGTGAATCCCACCGCCGTGACCAGTCCGAGTGCGCAAAATGTGGCCGTTGGGGGCGCAACTGTGGGGGGCGCTGGCGCTACAGGTCACTCCACACAAGCGGCTGCAGTCGCCTCACCCTTGGGAGCGGCAGCGGCTACTTCGCCTACCACCCAACCTGAACTGCCAGTATTCACGTGCCCCCGTCGGCCAAATTTGGGTCGAGAAGGTCGACCGATTGTTTTGCGCGCCAACCATTTTCAGGTGTCTATGCCGCGCGGCTATGTACATCACTATGATATCAACATTCAGCCGGATAAGTGTCCGCGGAAAGTGAATCGTGAAATTATCGAGACCATGGTGCATGCGTATAGCAAGATATTTGGAGTTTTGAAGCCAGTATTTGACGGGCGCAATAATTTGTATACACGTGACCCGCTTCCCATAGGCAACGATCGACTGGAATTGGAGGTAACACTTCCAGGCGAGGGAAAGGATCGTATTTTCCGCGTAACCATCAAATGGATGGCGCAGGTATCGCTTTTCAATCTAGAGGAAGCCTTGGAAGGGCGCACGCGCCAAATACCGTACGATGCAATACTTGCTTTAGATGTGGTTATGCGGCATTTACCGAGCATGACATACACGCCTGTGGGTCGCAGTTTCTTCAGCTCACCCGATGGTTATTACCATCCACTGGGTGGCGGTCGTGAAGTTTGGTTTGGTTTCCATCAAAGTGTACGTCCCTCGCAATGGAAAATGATGCTAAACATTGATG TTTCGGCCACGGCTTTTTATAAAGCGCAGCCAGTTATTGATTTTATGTGTGAAGTACTTGATATCCGAGATATTAATGAGCAAAGGAAACCACTCACCGATTCGCAGCGTGTAAAATTCACCAAAGAAATTAAAGGATTGAAAATAGAAATTACCCACTGTGGAGCTATGCGTCGCAAATACCGTGTCTGCAATGTAACACGTCGTCCAGCACAAATGCAATC ATTTCCACTTCAACTTGAAAATGGCCAGACTGTGGAGTGTACCGTGGCCAAATACTTCTTGGATAAATACCGCATGAAACTGCGATATCCCCATTTGCCCTGTCTACAAGTTGGGCAGGAGCATAAGCACACTTACTTGCCTCTAGAAGTATGTAATATAGTCGCCGGTCAACGCTGTATCAAAAAACTGACTGACATGCAGACATCGACGATGATTAAAGCTACGGCTCGTTCAGCACCCGATCGTGAACGTGAAATCAATAACTTGGTTAAGCGTGCGGATTTCAACAACGATTCTTATGTTCAAGAATTCGGTTTAACTATTTCTAACTCTATGATGGAAGTGCGAGGACGTGTGTTACCACCCCCCAAACTGCAATATGGTGGACGGGTATCAAGTATGACCGGTCAA CAACTTTTCCCACCCCAGAATAAGGTCAGTTTGGCTTCCCCAAATCAAGGTGTCTGGGACATGCGGGGAAAGCAATTCTTCACTGGTGTGGAAATTCGCGTATGGGCAATTGCTTGTTTTGCGCCTCAAAGAACCGTACGTGAAGATGCTTTGCGTAATTTTACGCagcaattacaaaaaatttcgaatgaTGCCGGCATGCCCATAATTGGACAACCTTGTTTTTGTAAATACGCGACTGGCCCAGATCAGGTAGAACCTATGTTCAGATATCTGAAGAATTCATTTAACGCACTGCAATTGGTGGTGGTTGTGCTACCCGGAAAAACACCAGTCTATG CTGAGGTAAAACGTGTTGGCGACACCGTATTGGGTATGGCCACACAATGCGTACAggcaaaaaatgttaataagacATCGCCGCAGACCTTGTCGAACCTTTGTCTGAAAATTAATGTGAAATTAGGAGGAATAAATTCCATATTGGTACCTTCAATTCGTCCGAAGGTCTTCAACGAACCCGTTATTTTCTTAGGCGCAGACGTGACTCATCCTCCAGCCGGTGATAATAAGAAGCCCTCTATTGCAGCGGTTGTTGGCTCAATGGATGCTCATCCGTCACGCTATGCGGCCACAGTACGAGTACAGCAGCATCGCCAAGAAATTATACAGGAATTAAGTAGTATGGTCCGCGAACTATTGATTATGTTTTATAAATCTACTGGCGGTTATAAGCCTCATCGTATCATTTTGTATCGCGACGGCGTCTCAGAAGGGCAATTCCCTCACGTATTGCAACATGAGTTGACTGCTATACGTGAGGCATGTATCAAACTGGAAGCAGAATACCGCCCTGGTATAACATTTATTGTTGTACAAAAAAGGCATCATACTCGTCTCTTCTGTGCTGAGAAAAAGGAACAGAGTGGAAAATCTGGCAAtataccagctggtaccacagtCGATGTTGGTATTACACATCCAACCGAGTTTGATTTCTATCTATGTAGCCACCAAGGAATACAA GGTACAAGTCGGCCTTCACATTATCACGTTTTATGGGATGACAATCACTTTGATTCCGATGAACTACAGTGCTTAACATATCAACTGTGTCACACCTATGTGAGATGTACACGCTCAGTGTCAATACCAGCACCGGCTTACTACGCTCATCTTGTGGCATTCAGAGCCAG ATACCATTTAGTTGAAAAGGAACATGATTCAGGCGAAGGATCTCATCAAAGCGGTTGCTCAGAAGATCGCACACCTGGTGCGATGGCGCGCGCAATAACGGTACATGCGGACACAAAGAAAGTCATGTACTTTGCTTAA
- the LOC128867460 gene encoding 39S ribosomal protein L53, mitochondrial, protein MSIHFSGALKRSNGVIAAISKQLKSVNLKGVKRITITFDPFTENVRPTRDFLSLLSAPKISQTNPNCIIKTDVVCNRQPSDIKFTLIDSAQEKAQVKEIRFISDNLTTLEILQLLNKHISVLAPVEEITSKVATKGEKQKLAASGKKGTKKK, encoded by the exons atgtCTATACACTTCAGTGGGGCTTTAAAGCGTTCTAATGGAGTTATAGCAGCGATAAGCAAGCAATTGAAAAGTGTTAATTTAAAAGGTGTCAAAAGAATAACTATTACTTTCGATCCCTTCACGGAAAATGTGAGGCCGACAAG GGATTTTCTATCACTGTTGTCAGCAcccaaaatatctcaaacaaATCCAAATTGCATAATAAAAACGGACGTTGTTTGTAATCGACAACCATCGGATATAAAATTCACTTTAATTGACTCCGCACAAG AAAAAGCACAAGTAAAAGAGATTCGCTTTATTAGCGACAATTTGACAACACTTGAAATATTACAGTTGCTTAACAAACACATTTCGGTACTAGCGCCTGTTGAAGAAATAACGTCCAAGGTAGCAACTAAAGGAGAAAAACAAAAGTTAGCTGCAAGTGGCAAGAAAGGAACCAAAAAGAAATAA
- the LOC128867461 gene encoding uncharacterized protein LOC128867461, giving the protein MAKKHKGTLAVIEQIYQDIPAFTDIFTEESFYMFAFCFVCATILVAFILSRFITIKPVEL; this is encoded by the coding sequence ATGGCCAAAAAACATAAGGGCACATTAGCTGTGATTGAGCAGATATACCAAGATATTCCAGCTTTCACAGACATTTTCACTGAGGAGTCTTTTTATAtgtttgcattttgttttgtttgcgcTACTATTTTGGTAGCATTCATATTATCAAGATTTATTACTATAAAGCCAGTTGaactttaa